TTACATGTGGTAATACCTTTGTCTTAAAGCCATCAGAGAAAGATCCAGGTTACTTTTAACTTCTTAGTACTATAATGGATAGACTCCTTGGGAAATATCTTATCAGAGGAACAAcgaaaaaagagaaatagaacATTATCTTTCCTCCTGAGTTGTGATGCATGGAACTCAAAGAAGCAAaaaaggatttatttattttatttgggtcATTGATGAAACGTGTCAATGAAACCCTGATAGTTTGTCCATTAATCCTCATATGGATGGCTTTTAAAATATCAGTGCATGCCTTGGTGCATGAGAGAATGAGAATTGTTGGATGTCAATGAGCACTATTGATGAATTCACTTTTTGTGTACGAGGCATTTGGACCCTTTACTTTGGTATCTTTAAGAACTTCTATTTGATTGGCTTTTTACTGATGCAGACATGTACAGCTTAGGCATAACTTAAAGTCATTGCTAATGAAAAACAGATATGTTCTTTCCAACAatgcatatatttatttgttttggggAAAAAGAATGACAAGCATGGTTTCTTTTGGCTTGTTTTGGAAGGAGCTTAGATGTCTAAATTGGATTTCTAAAGAATATTGTGTTCTTATTCATAGCAGTCTGGGAGTTTCTGCTTAAGTGAAGCCTTTTAGCCTCTATCATTTTATTAGTATGTGTTACAAGGATCCTCAGGATGACAAATAACAAAATCTCGAGAGTTCTTGTATTTGGTGGTCACCTTATAACTCCTCTTGATTAAGTCTCAATCCTACCTACTTGAGGTTAGCTgcaagatttatttatttatcctgcTTTAATAATTGATGTATCTCTAAAATCTACtcaaaaagagaaggaaagaaataaacgaactttaagtaggattagtATTAATTGGATTTAAATTAAGATTAGCATTTGTTGGAGTCAAATTAAGAGGAGCTAATTAGGTTATTGAAGAATTCAaattagagtcataataggttattagaatcctagtagAATCGGAATTTTTTAAAGAAGGCTATAAATTAGGGTAATTGATTTAAACCAAagtattgatttattatttattttgataagtaaaaagaaaaagtattgatagttaatatattatgttttcttgCATACTTACAATTCTCAATGATgagattccattgattttcttgtaCCCTATAactgagactcctagaaggcttTAGTGAGACTTAAAGGTTTTTCTCCCTTTATCTTCTCATcctttttctctatatttttatttttatttttttctgctGCCATAAACTTTATCCTTGTTCCTCCCCTTAAACCCTAAAGATAAAAAACCCTTGCCCACCTATTTgattgtaggcaaccatcctatgGTTGTCTTACATCAATAATAATCTTTATCCTTTTCCCAGCCTCTGTgcatttccttttttaaaatctatatcATGTCCTTTTGTCACCTTCAACTTGGATCAAGTCACTTCATTATACTAGCTCAATTGTAGGTCTTCACTCTATGTTGTTGAACCATCTTAAACAACTTTCTCTCATTGTGTCCTGAATTGGTGCCACCTCTACCATTTTCTGAACACATTATTCCTTATTCTATCTTCCCTTTCAGTGACACTCATCCATCTTAACATCCTAAGTTTGgctacaattattatttttaaaaaaaatttatttttaaaaatctatttcttACCTTGATATCATTCTGAACTGTAAGAATAAattatctttgtaacattcTTTAGAACCTTTCCTTTAAATTGATAGTGATAATTTATGATCTCTAAACTACTCTAGATGCCATTCTTTGTTTATTATCTGCTCTGGTACTATGGAAAATCATGGGTAATCGGTCCAAGCTATAAAGATGGCTGCTTCTAGATCTCTTTTGGCTGTTTGTTTTCATCTTATCCTGATTTCTactagtttttgaaaaaaattacgtgtcatatattttgttttagtgaTTTACTTAAAAACTTTTAGATTCTTCTCCTAATTCTAATTTGAAATTAACTCCTATTCTATTTGACAATTTATCCCTCCTTTAGTTTCATCTTTCATTAACTAAAATTATGTCTGTAGCCAAAAACAGTCATCACtagatatcatttttataatgcACGGTGAGTTCATCCACAAACAATGCAAAAATGTAAGGGTGCAATGCTGATGAGCCTGTAATAGTCTGACGAGTCTTAGAAAAGAATATATTGATATGATATGTGGTATGTATGATACAGTAGTAACTAGTCTGCAGAAGATTTGAGGAGACACAAGATAATCAGCAAGGGGGAATGCTTGTTTCCATCCTTCTTCTAGGTTATGTGCCTGTGGGGTTTGTTGATAAGTCTGCAACTACTGTTGACTAGTCTCCATGCACCTCCTCATCCCAAATTCCACAGCAATCAAACAAGTTGAAGGGTGATCTTGAGTTTTTTGAAAGTCTAGGCCTTTGGTCATTGAAAGCATGACTTCAACTGGGTGAGGGAGAAAAAAGGGTGTATCCAAGTGGTCTGAGCTCTGCTTTGGCTGACTGCATGTGTGTCAGAAACTCATAGGTGTAAAGAGTTTCATGTGGAAATTGCTATAGTTAGCACTTACTTACAAAGGAGAAATAATCACTGTTTTAGCTTTTGGTCCATGTATAAATGCATTGCTATGCTTTTTAAGTGGGTGAGTGTTAATTCTACAACCTCAATTTGTTATGGGATATCCACTGATAGTAATAGAATAGTTCTTAGATGGGTTTTGACTTATGTGGTATGTCTTCTTTAATTTAGGTCACTGTGCTTAATTGTGAACCATTGAGTTAACTCTACCAGGGATATTACTTTCTCTCTCAGGGAACCTAGAGGGATGTCTAATTCTCATGTTTGCAAAATGATCATTGGCATATCTTTCTTGTAATACCACATGCATGATATCAAATGGCTATGTTTCCTATAACCATCATGTGCAAGGTTTAATTGAAACTGTCCACTTCTATTCTTTTCTACCCTTGAAAGTTCGCTTGCATGTGATTTCTTGCCATCTTCCCTTGCTGCATGTATGATGCTATAGGTTGATGGCCAAGATTTTCTACCTTTTATTTCCATATTGTTTATGTTGAATCAGTATTCATAAGACGTTTCATTTACTGTGACTTTAGTTAAAAGTGAGTGTTGCTGTGTTCCTTCAGGGGCTTCTTTAATGCTTGCCGAGTTAGCAATGGAGGCTGGTTTGCCTGATGGTGTATTAAATATTGTTCACGGCACCCGTGTATGCTCTGACTTCAGCAACTATTCACtcaacaattaattttttttttttaattattgaatgtTATCCTTGTTGAATGTCTACAACTTATGCCTTGTTTACAGTAGCCTGtctcttcacattttcttttagaGTTTTGATATCGGTGATGGCCATATATCTAACAAACCTTTTAACTTTGTACTTTGGCTTGCGGCAGAACATTGTCAATGCTATTTGTGATGATGAAGATATCCGAGCTGTATCATTTGTTGGTTCAAATACGGTAAACTTTTTTCCCGTGTTCAGTTTGTGGCAATGCTCATTTCCTATATAAGGCTTTTGTATTCAGTGATGATTGCTGATTTGCAAGGTCATAGCAGCAAGTAATAATGTTGTATGCATTCAAAATCTTTGGGTTTGACAATTCAAATCTTGTGGTAAGATTATTTTCACAAACTGAAACTAACATGGTGAGTGTGATTCTCcagtaatatgaaaaatagcCTAATTAGGGTCTTGGACAGAGCCCCTTTTACAATCTTCCCACTAACTAAAGCTGAGGGTTGTTTGAACTCTTCTTCTCCTGTGCATCTTTAGTTAGAACATAACTATGTCTAGTGGAGCATAGTTGGTTGACCTTCTCTGCCATTTAGTATGGCATTGTCTGTTGTATGTTTGCTTTTTCTTCTCCATGTTTTTCATTACTTTGGGGCCCaggtttctcttcttctttgttcATCTTTAATTTTCTGATCCCTacttatcaataaaaaaaaattaaaaaaacaatcttAAATTTTCTGATCCCTATCACCAATGTTTCTGTTCTATGCCTCTAGAACATCATTGCATGTGaactttctatttattattcattCCACAGTTGaatgtttctttgttttctgTTTATGCATCTTATGGTTAGGGAAACTTTCTTTTTGCTTGTGGTTTTTGAAGAATAATGTGTTTTTCCCCCACAAATAACTTCAATATCTGGTGCAGTATAATTGGTTGACCTTCTTCACCATTATTATATGTATATCAGTTGATTCttgcttttcttcttgtttattttcttttcattttttcctttttggataaaaaaataggCTGGCATGCACATATATTCAAGAGCATCAGCCAAAGGAAAACGTGTTCAGGTAAATGCAGTTCATCTACTTAGTAACAAACCTGCATTTCTCCTAAGATCATTATTGTTGCTCTTTAAAAACCCATGAAGTAGTTGAAATTGCTAAAGTTGAAGTAATGTGTAAATGTCTACAGTCCAATATGGGAGCCAAAATCATGCCATCGTCTTGCCTGATGCTAGCTTGGATGCTACTTTGAATGCTCTAGTTGCTGCTGGTTTTGGTGCTGCTGGACAAAGGTGTATGGCACTGAGCACAGTAGTCTTCGTTGGAGACTCAAAATCATGGTAttatgcttcttcttcttcttcttcttcttattcttcttctagCTTCCTTCACCTTGAATAAGTGCTGGCATTTGTTTCGTGTCTGCGCAGAAGTACTTCATTTGTTGTCAAGCTGGAACATCACATTTTTCCTGACATATGGATAATAAATTGtcatttttctccatttaatcatttttcctaGATGCTGCTACAGTTAATGCTTATGCAGTCTTAGATAACGGACTTTGTGGGTGCCTAGGTGCCTAACTGACTGCCAGAGTACATTTgagccttttggtttatgcattCTTAGTGCTACACATTTAAATATGACTCCTTAGAAGAGATTTAAAGCATGCAAAAGAAGTGTATCATAATTCATTAGACATGGATACTTTAGTTATTTCATAATCAtcttcatgaaaaaaaaaatggattaatgATGGAAAATTTTTTGTGCATGATGAAttgtcttttttcttcctttttggatATGCTTGTTGAGTATTTACTCAAGATTAGACATGTTGGAAACATAATCTCGATGTCCatgtaaaatatgaaaaataaaataattgtgcTTCTTTAAAATAGAATTCAATGTCAAGGGATATTTTAGTATAACATGGAACCTATTTACAAACTTTTTCAGGGAAGATAAGCTACTGGAGCGTGCCAAAACACTGAAAGTAAATTCTGGAACGGAACCTGATGCAGATCTTGGGCCAGTGATCAGCAAAGAGGCATGTGCATGGTTCattttttttgagagaaaataatgCAATTATGATTTTTGGGTGTGTATGCAGTATTTTGTTGATCAGTTTATATCTACACTACCTCTTTACAGAAAATAATGCAATTATGATTTTTGGGTGTGTTTGCAATATTTTTCTGATCAGTTTATATCAGCAAGCGTGACTCTCTTGCTACCTGTgccctttattattattattattattattattattagtttatgtTCATTTGATATTCTTCCTGCATCCACAGGCAAAGGAACGGAtatgcaaattgattcaaaatggtGTTGACAGTGGTGCCAGACTGGTGCTCGATGGGAGGAACATTGTGGtacttttcatttgtttaatgTTTTGCTCTTTTTACTTGTTGCAGTTTCtgcataatttatttatttatttattttaatgttaggCTGCTTTGGTTATGTTTTGTATTGGTATTTCTTTATGTCAATAAATTcatctttttttattgttaataataaattGCAAAGCTTTACTAGATGCATATTGTGAAATTAACATTAAAGTTACAAATTTTAGGTGATGAGAACAAGTGATGGGTTCTTCTGggaatagaaaattttctttagcAGTTTCAAATTCTCTTCAGGAGAGCAGTTTACATTAGAATGACACTTGAAACCTTTCTTCCACACAGTGTTAGTGGGATCTTCAGAGAATTGAGACATTTGTTTGAAGAAAGTCAAGAACACCAACTTCTAATGGTTTATAAATATCTAGAGATAGAAATAACATTCCACTTCTAAATTTGTTCTTTGTTTCTATCGACAACTAAAGTTGTCTTCTAAATTATGTTTGCTTAGGTTTGTTAGCCTGCTGTATCTATTTATGTATTGATGATTTGGAACAAGTAGTAGTTTAACATAGTATTGGTTGGTCTGTTTCCTTCTAGCCCCTCAGATTGTGGGTGGCCAGAAACATGCATCCTATCTGGTGGAAGTCATCTATGAATAATGGTTTTCAATTATGTGCAAAATCATCAAGAAGTTACAATGTCGCATAGTGGGCTGAAGTACATTTTTGAACATCTTAGAGAGTATTATTCTGGGAAAGTAGTGAAAATGATCTTGTTTTTCCTTGCAAAGAAAAGGAAGCTGTGAATTTTAAATCAAGCATGTGATGCAAATCTGTACCGATCTCATATATGGCAACAACATGGCCAGAATAAATACTAATTTAATTCTGTAATGCCAATGGCTGAATTGCCAAGTGTACAGATCCTTGAACAACTTCAATTGATCACAATTAGTGATAAAACAATACCAATACATATTCTATTTtagttttgttcttttgtttattgttatttttttatttttttttattttttcatgaatgATGAATAGGTTCCAGGATATGAGCATGGCAACTTTATTGGTCCCACCATCTTATCTGATGTCACGGCCGATATGGAGTGTTACAAGGTATCTTATCTGTTATTCTAATTCCATGTATATTAGTGGAGTTGATCTTGACAATCTATGATTGGTAATAAAAGAATAGGCTTGCCCATTAAGACCTTAGAATGATCTTCATGAATTCTACCTTGGTTTGTGCAGGAGGAGATATTTGGCCCGGTTCTTCTTTGCATTCAGGTTTGGATTGTTTCAATTCCTGTTTCTCTTGCATCTTTGTATTATTTAGTATATTAACATATATGTCTTCCTTCACCTTTTCCAATTCAGGCGGACAGCTTAGATGAGGCCATAAACATAGTTAACAGAAATAAGTACGTTCTCAACATATTTCGCTCTTAAATATTATTATCCAAGTGCCATACAATTTTACATTCAAGTTACTTCTCTGTTACAGATATGGCAATGGAGCTTCTATATTTACATCATCTGGTGTAGATGCTAGGAAATTTCAGACAGAGATTGAGGCTGGGCAGGtaaaccaaccattttcattaCTCAGCCTGCTTTTTGCATGCAACAGATGAGGTTTAGTTGGAACATGGTGATTTTGTGTCATCAAGGCTCACTTTTTGGTGACCACCtcatattgaaatttgaaagctCGTATCATAATGATTTCTCGAACATAAGATAGatttaacaaacaaataaaattatgtatttcTTGTGGTGCTTTGCTGAACTTTTCTTGGAATTGCATGACCAATGGTTTTATTGTCCATGGTTAGGATCATCTCTGCTTGGAGTAGAACTTGTATATTGTTTACTAACTTTAAGCGAATTCAAACTCAGGTTGGCATCAATGTCCCAATACCAGTTCCACTTCCATTTTTCTCGTTTACTGGATCCAAGGCGTCTTTTGCTGGGGATCTCAATTTCTATGGTTAGTTTGCGCCTCTCTTCACCTCTTTGTATGGTAAATTTAGCAATAAATAGGGGCTAGTGGGTAAGGTAAAATCTTTGTTATGAAATAAAAGATGTAATGTGAATTTGCAGGCAAGGCTGGAGTTCAGTTTTACACCCAGATCAAAACAGTGACTCAACAATGGAAGGGATTGGCAAGTGGGAGTGGAGTTTCCTTGGCAATGCCCACTTCTCAGAAATCACAATAAACCGATAAT
The sequence above is a segment of the Vitis riparia cultivar Riparia Gloire de Montpellier isolate 1030 unplaced genomic scaffold, EGFV_Vit.rip_1.0 scaffold641_pilon_pilon, whole genome shotgun sequence genome. Coding sequences within it:
- the LOC117910178 gene encoding LOW QUALITY PROTEIN: methylmalonate-semialdehyde dehydrogenase [acylating], mitochondrial-like (The sequence of the model RefSeq protein was modified relative to this genomic sequence to represent the inferred CDS: inserted 1 base in 1 codon); the protein is MLRFSLQRVRNFKSLRPELFALGNSRFSTATEPSSKQRNPPRVPNLIGGSFVDSQSSEFIDVINPATQQVVSQIPLTSNEEFKAAVSAAKQAFPAWRNTPVTTRQRIMFKLQQLIRRDIDKLAMNITTEQGKTLKDAQGDVFRGLEVVEHACGMATLQMGDFVPNVSSGIDTYSIREPLGVCAGICPFNFPAMIPLWMFPIAVTCGNTFVLKPSEKDPGASLMLAELAMEAGLPDGVLNIVHGTRNIVNAICDDEDIRAVSFVGSNTAGMHIYSRASAKGKRVQSNMGAXNHAIVLPDASLDATLNALVAAGFGAAGQRCMALSTVVFVGDSKSWEDKLLERAKTLKVNSGTEPDADLGPVISKEAKERICKLIQNGVDSGARLVLDGRNIVVPGYEHGNFIGPTILSDVTADMECYKEEIFGPVLLCIQADSLDEAINIVNRNKYGNGASIFTSSGVDARKFQTEIEAGQVGINVPIPVPLPFFSFTGSKASFAGDLNFYGKAGVQFYTQIKTVTQQWKGLASGSGVSLAMPTSQKSQ